The Gemmatimonadota bacterium genome window below encodes:
- a CDS encoding FkbM family methyltransferase — MRLPPALKRLTTPIAGSIPLPILGGENKGCRWSLASWGSGYGTGRREQAQMRMFAALIRPGDVVWDVGAHQGYVTLLAAREVGAHGRVHAFEPSERSRRLLQRHLRWNQVSNVTVEPYAIGSADGTARFGGGETSKQHRLGAGEETVEVRTMSTLLSSGERRRPNFLKVDVEGAEGQLLETGREVLPPAARMVIAVHSRAAYEQCAAVLRGAGFRIYESSRLERRKAGRWHGDADMIAFGPAYADYDRDMESIRSLSV; from the coding sequence ACCGCTCCCCATCCTTGGAGGAGAGAACAAGGGTTGCAGGTGGAGTCTGGCCAGCTGGGGCAGCGGCTACGGCACGGGCAGGCGCGAGCAGGCGCAGATGCGCATGTTCGCCGCGTTGATTCGCCCCGGCGACGTGGTCTGGGATGTGGGTGCGCACCAAGGCTACGTGACGCTGCTGGCCGCCCGGGAGGTGGGGGCCCATGGCCGCGTCCACGCGTTCGAGCCGTCGGAGAGGAGCCGCCGGCTCCTTCAGCGTCATTTGAGGTGGAACCAGGTGTCCAACGTCACGGTCGAACCGTACGCGATCGGCTCCGCGGACGGCACGGCCAGATTCGGTGGCGGCGAAACCTCGAAGCAGCACAGGCTCGGAGCGGGAGAAGAGACGGTCGAGGTGCGCACCATGAGTACGCTCCTGAGCTCGGGCGAGCGCCGACGGCCGAACTTTCTGAAGGTCGATGTAGAAGGGGCGGAAGGACAGCTCCTGGAGACGGGCCGTGAAGTCCTCCCGCCGGCAGCCAGGATGGTGATCGCCGTGCATTCCCGGGCGGCGTACGAACAATGTGCCGCGGTGTTGAGAGGCGCCGGTTTCCGGATCTACGAATCTTCCAGACTCGAGCGGCGGAAAGCCGGGAGGTGGCACGGCGACGCGGACATGATCGCCTTTGGGCCGGCCTACGCAGACTACGATCGTGACATGGAGTCGATCAGGAGCCTGTCGGTTTGA
- a CDS encoding stage II sporulation protein M — protein sequence MSAPTALGRRVSIETPEHVAIGYELADLGSRFLALFLDLLLLFLALAILGFGAGFALATADVAPEVASWGAAILILAMFVATFGYFLLFEGLGGGRTPGKRLAGIRVIHDGGYPLTFRGSAVRNLIRLVDLQPAFTWVVGGAAMMLSPRTRRLGDLAAGTIVVRDRVKGTLPERELLARAAAEPPVLEHRQFEVLSSYVARRLALSADARARIAATLATSLADHLDDDVPLPADKPSGGWKGGSDVRNDARLVALHAAEAPRWQHRGEGPVARSAQAVALVRTQTERWNSYRALAARARRGLRALPEDDLTRFAGMYREVAADLARARTYHGSIELQETLERMVGAGHNLLYRPIGRSMKALRAWVSWGFPRLVRKRAPLVALSALLLFGPMYAAYSQVRADPEWARQVLPVEMVIRAEQAGDRLAQGRGYIDMPEPMMPIFSTALIANNVQVTFWAFAGGIIAGLGTALILVMNGVSIGAVIGLYTNHEAASLLWAFVASHGVLELTAIVISGAAGMWLGSAIYAPGRRTRLEALRRRGRDAVGLLGGTTVLLILAGFVEGFVSPSVTPNAVKFAFAGVVALALLAYLSLAGRSDATADPAA from the coding sequence ATGAGTGCGCCAACGGCGTTGGGCCGCCGCGTCAGCATCGAGACCCCCGAGCACGTGGCCATCGGCTACGAACTGGCGGACCTGGGGTCCCGCTTTCTGGCTCTCTTTCTGGATCTCCTGCTGCTCTTTCTCGCGCTCGCGATCCTGGGGTTCGGAGCGGGATTCGCGCTCGCCACGGCGGACGTCGCCCCGGAGGTCGCTTCCTGGGGCGCCGCCATCCTCATTCTGGCCATGTTCGTCGCCACCTTCGGCTATTTCCTGCTATTCGAGGGTCTGGGCGGAGGGCGCACCCCCGGCAAGCGGCTCGCCGGCATCCGCGTGATCCACGACGGCGGCTATCCGCTCACTTTCCGCGGGTCGGCCGTGCGCAACCTGATCCGGCTCGTCGACCTGCAGCCCGCCTTCACCTGGGTGGTGGGCGGCGCCGCCATGATGCTGTCGCCGCGCACGCGCCGCTTGGGCGACCTGGCGGCGGGTACGATCGTGGTGCGCGACCGGGTGAAGGGGACGCTGCCGGAGCGGGAGCTGCTGGCGCGCGCGGCGGCGGAGCCGCCGGTCCTGGAGCACCGCCAGTTCGAGGTGCTGTCCAGCTACGTGGCCCGCAGGCTGGCGCTGAGCGCGGACGCCCGCGCGCGCATCGCGGCGACCCTCGCAACGTCACTGGCGGACCACCTGGACGACGATGTCCCGTTGCCCGCCGACAAGCCGTCTGGCGGCTGGAAGGGCGGAAGCGACGTCCGCAACGACGCGCGCCTCGTGGCCCTCCACGCCGCGGAGGCGCCGCGCTGGCAACACCGGGGCGAAGGGCCGGTCGCGCGCAGCGCCCAGGCGGTAGCTCTGGTACGGACCCAGACCGAGCGCTGGAACTCCTACCGTGCGCTCGCGGCGCGCGCCCGGCGGGGCCTGAGGGCCCTCCCCGAAGATGACCTGACGCGTTTCGCCGGCATGTACCGCGAGGTAGCCGCCGACCTGGCGCGCGCGCGCACGTACCACGGCTCCATCGAGCTCCAGGAAACCCTCGAGCGCATGGTGGGAGCGGGGCACAACCTGCTCTACCGGCCCATCGGCCGCTCCATGAAGGCGCTACGCGCATGGGTCTCATGGGGCTTCCCGCGACTGGTGCGCAAGCGCGCGCCGCTGGTGGCGCTGTCGGCGTTGCTGCTATTCGGGCCGATGTACGCGGCCTATTCGCAGGTGCGCGCCGACCCCGAGTGGGCGCGGCAGGTCCTGCCCGTGGAGATGGTCATCCGCGCCGAGCAGGCGGGCGACCGGCTGGCGCAGGGCCGGGGCTACATCGACATGCCCGAGCCCATGATGCCGATATTCTCCACCGCGCTCATCGCCAACAACGTACAGGTCACCTTCTGGGCCTTCGCGGGGGGCATCATCGCCGGGCTGGGCACCGCGCTGATCCTGGTGATGAACGGCGTGTCGATCGGCGCCGTCATCGGGCTATACACGAACCACGAGGCGGCTTCCCTGCTGTGGGCGTTCGTCGCCTCGCACGGGGTGCTGGAGCTGACCGCCATCGTCATTTCCGGGGCCGCGGGGATGTGGCTCGGATCGGCGATCTACGCGCCCGGCCGCCGCACCCGCCTCGAGGCTCTGCGCCGGCGCGGCCGCGACGCGGTAGGTCTCCTGGGCGGCACCACGGTGCTGCTGATCCTGGCCGGCTTCGTGGAGGGCTTCGTGTCGCCGTCGGTGACGCCGAACGCGGTCAAGTTCGCGTTCGCCGGAGTCGTGGCGCTGGCGCTGCTCGCCTACCTGTCGCTGGCCGGCAGGTCCGACGCTACAGCCGACCCCGCCGCTTGA